The nucleotide sequence TATGAGATAATCtagagttttgttttgttcttttcttttcttccgtGACACTTGTGTTTACCATTTTTGGTTAAAGCAACGGTGGCCAATCTATACAGCTGTTTAATCCTGCCCgtcaaatatttacaatattgtCCAAAAAACCGCATTCATTTCTCCTTTTTCCTGCAATACCCTGCGTTTCAGTTGATTCCACTAGATGGCGCACTCCAAACACTACTGACTTTTGCTACACAGATATTCATTCTTCACGTTTGCTATTGCATTGAGCCCAGGTTTAACAATAAATGGACCAAAGAAAAGAAACGTCGACCATGAGTGTCGAATTTTTAATAAGGAGAGGACATCTAAGTATTTTTCACCGCCGTATGTAAGGCCGTATGTCATATTTGCCAGTAAACTTCTGTGGTTTTCAAAAATTTCAATATTTGCCACCAATTTTAACCAAGCATGCTTATTATGCTCAGGGGCGGACTTGGATTGGGGgattccaggtatgggaatctcgCGCATGTGCAGTAAGATAGGaacgttccactattcatgaatcatggggggcgcatttgaaaagatgtaacaataacgttaaaatcttaatggttatagacagaccatacaatatatgatagaagagtaataagtactatatgatttatataggctaCTTGGTATTGCTTACCTCGCTTACTGGTTAAAGTTTTCACGTGTAATttacaccggtcaggcataacattatgacctgcctaatattgtgcttcgtccccattttgctggcatcaagatgttagcaagAGATCCCTTACGTCTTATTGTAACTTTATATCCTAAGGAAACAAATTCTACTTTCTCAGCCCATAATCCACTTTCAATTTATGCTTCAGTAGTTAATCTTCAGCCATTTTACACCGCCAGGCTGAGACTGTGTACTAACTTGGGCCAGTCTGAGAGATCTCTTACAAATAAACCAAAGAGGGAGACAGCTGTGGTTCCGATGGGGAAGTCCAAAACGAACATCATTCATGTGAAGACTATGGAAATGATAGATTAACGCTTGGTTTAAGGATCACTGTTCAATATAAATAGTACGATAGTGTACATACTGGTCAGATTGTTCTGAGGTTAGTTGATAAGTAAAATGTGACCTTGACCTGAGTTTAGTCAGAAGGTCTGTCCATCTGGCCTCCAATGCATGTAAACTGAGCAGGCAGTTCTCTCACTTTGGTGATtgataacagtaacagtagGGTTTGCCATTGTGCATGCTCTCTAACAGAATGGATATCAGGCACCGGATCCAGTCAGTCCATGgccaaatgcacacacacagatgactgACTGGTACTATCATAAGTTACGGTGGAAGCCATGAGCTTATCATCTTGGAGTTGGACTCCATAATCTAGTAAAGGGCAGCAGTAAAGGGGCACATTACATGCTGGACTACAGACAGATGCATATGTCTACATTTTGGGGTGATTGAACATAGCATGTGTTATGTTCAGAATCCTAAATGGCATTAATTATATCTAGTACCTTTGGCTCATGGAAATGTAGGACATTTAGGAACCATTTCTGCCCAGTAGACTGCTCAGACAGCTTGTTTTGAAGTTGTTTTGAATTATGTTAAGTATTCTAAACTGTTGGTTATAGCTTGTTGATCATCAAGTTTTCATACCAATGAAGCTGGAGCCACACCTGATATCAgcagtttaatcagttgatcttggcttccATTAGAATCAGCCATGACTTCTGCTTGATGGCTTCTGAAAGAGGAGACTTGATAGATTTTGATAGGAGTCGATCACCAGTTTTGGATGATTTCCAACTTGACTTTGATGGAAAGTATGCACACAAGAGgctgtattattaaaaaatttcaagtaattttttaaatgtcccATTATCATAAGCTGTTACGCAGTGTGaaactatttaaaatgttcttttacatttattttttaacctgcATCATTTACAGAACAGAACATTATTCTGATTCATCCAAATCATCATCCTGCACAAACTGATGAATACTATGCttttgattttacattttaccaaaaaaacaaacaaaataaaaacggCCCACAGACAAAGGATTGAAAACACTTAAAAGAAAACCTTGGTATTCTAAAGATATGATGCCGCATGTAATGTTCTAACTAAACCCCCCTAAAAGTCACAGGTAGTACAAACATCTTGGGTGCTTTTCTGTGTGCATGCTGATTCTTTCCAAGAAAGTGAAGGATCCAGATATCCAAATCTGGTGAGCGAGTCCCATCAAAACCTACTGAGTCTTCACTTCCAGGAGCACACTCACCTTGCAATCTCCTTGTGGGCTGAGTTCTCCCTTTATGTTTGTTGTCTGCTGTGTGAGGATGCTAGGTCTACTGCTACATCTGCAAGATTTTTAAGTTGATATTGACCTGGCAGACGAGGTGGCATGCTCGTCTTCCGCCTTATAAGGGTCCAAAATGTAAGTATGTCCCACAGTTTAAAACACAGGATTTTACTCAACAAACCTGTTTAGAACAAGGAGGCTGGTACCTGTATGGCTCTACAGGGCTGGTTTGTAAAAGCCCTCCTTTTCCATGAGCTAAAGTTATCAGATAAAATCAATGCCATGCTGCCACAGGACTTACAAAGATTATTCATTAAATCACCCCAGACATATGCAAGTGAAACTCATCTAAGGACAGGCCACTGGGACAAAGTGCACTAGTCCACCATGCACTGTGCACCTTTGTACCTTTATTGCTGATGCTGATCAAAGTTAACAGAATTCATAAGCTAGACGTTGGAGTCCTACTATTGGCCCCAGGATAGCAAGGTCATGGCTTGCACTGTAACTTAGGATAGTCCCTGTCATTCacctgtgtctttgtgtttggcTCTGGACTGACTGGACCTGGTACCAGATGTTAGAAGAATGGTTAGAGAATGGCTTGTTTACGCAAAAAAAGAATGGCTAGGTCAATATCAACTTAAAAATCTTGCAGGTGTAGCAGTAGACCTAGCATcctcacacacagcagacaaCAAACATTAAGGGAGAAATCAACTGACAAGGAGATTGGAAGGTGAGTGTGCTCCTGGAAGTGAAGACTCAGTAGGTTTTGATGGGACTCGCTCACAAGATTTGGATATCTGGATCCTTGGTGCTGGTCAGTGCATCTGGAGTCTGATCTGGGATACACATGAGCTGTGTTTTACCTCCTGTCTTCCTACAAGCAATGTCTGTGTCACTAAGCTATTACTGTTTGTACATCATCaggttcatcatcatcatcatcatcatcatcatcatcagtgcagCCTGCATGCCCTGGAACATAAAGAgatgttccaaaaaaaaagatcctCTACATTTATTGCTTTCATTGTCCTCTATTTCTGATTTCTCTGGCTGAGGAATCAGAGCTTTGTTTTTACCATAGAACAGTTTATTGTGCATCTTTCCTTTTCACTACAATaagaaaaatcaaataaattactGCATGGATATGTGTcagtatttgtttgtgtgtaaataatattGACCGTGATGTTTACTTATCCTTATAATCCACTCACAGATCACCCTCTCATTACACTTTATACTGCATTACAATctggcttttttctttttaccctGGACAGACATATCAACCGCATGGTCACACATGAATTTGGGGAAATTATGTCATagatgtatttctgtatttctcatttattttgcTCTCTCATTTACCCTCTGCCCTGTTCACAACAACATCATGGTTTGATCCCTACTAAGGTGATTTCTTGTTTGACCCCATTATAGGATGACTGACCAGCAACTTTCTTCCTTTTGTGTGACTGAATGAAGTTATAGACTGAAATAATAACAGTCTACCCTGGATCttaatgttttgtgttgctTTCTTGAACATTCATGAACGTTTGCACCTTCTGAAATAGTTGTGTACGAGTCTCTCAGTTGACCTAAGTGTGAAAAGATGTACCTAAAAATTATATAGTCACCGCTGAAAAGGGGTCAAAATAtgtagcaaaaaataaataaataaaatgtgcaggacCTGGAGAATTTGTAAGAACAGTGGTCAGTTTTACTGCTCATGACAAACAGGGGACAGATGAAAAACAAAGCAGTAATCATTGGTAAACATAGTAAATTGTAACTAtaaagtgtaatgtgtgttcattccttcatttttatgtttgtttattgctgCAACAAGCTGTTATAAACTTCGTTAGAAAAACTGACCTAGCTAGTTAGCAGCTTAGCCGCTTTTTGTCTCGACATGGCAGACATGAGTGATTTAAGGGTTTGGTGTTGAAGTGTTTTAATGTTCTTGTCAGGTCAGGTCTCTATAGTAACACATTCGAATTTATTACGCAACAGAACAGAACCTTCCCACATAGCAGACGGGTCggggccagatctggcattaagccggcACTGCCGGCTGATTGCTGGtatggcaagtggtatgtcaaccagatgcggaccaggtctggcagtgatggcactgtttatatgatggcatgccagatgttgcccggttatggtttggtttatgtggcccagatctgtccatgccagatgtggcccggttatggtttggtttatgtggcccaggtctgtccatgccagaGGTGGCCcagttatggtttggtttatgtggcccagatctgtccatgccagatgtggcccagttatggtttggttcatgtggcccagatctgtccctgccagatgtggcctggttatggtttggttcatGTGGTCCAGATCTGTCCCTGACAGATGTGGCCCgggtatggtttggtttatgtggcccaGATCTGTCCCTGACAGATGTGGCCCGATTGTGATTGAGCTGATGTTGCCCATATGTTTTCTATGTGGTGTCTCACACTAATTCAGCTCTTTCAGAGTTTATTTCAATTTTGTGCATTCAAactcacaccacatcacatgcTCCAACACTGACAGAAAacgtttatttctgttttatttttattaagtgaataaaaatggcttgaaaaagtgaataaaatggCCCTGGTCTTATACCTATTGAATTGCAGGACGGTGTGCTGAGATATTAAAACTCTCATTATTCTGAAAAGTAGTGATGGGCGGAGACGATACGCCGTGTCGAGCGCTTCAAACCACTGACGACAACCAACCGATCTTGTTCTTCGCTCTCATTGGCCGCCGCTCAACATGTGATCCCGATTCCTACGCTCTCATTGGCTCCTGCTACTTCGAAGTGCGATCTGAATCGGATACGCTGTTttgagcagagagaacagagaggtgAGTACACGGTATTATTAAtctttacagaatattttaaagaaacaaGTTGTAGCTTAAACTGTATTTCATTTGAACGGGGAAGCTGGACTGTCCGAGTTTCATATAATGTTGAAGAGAAGCTTTGTGAGAAACGTCACTCACTCCGTGCAATATCTGGTAATGAAGCCCTGAAGTGAGCAAACGGTTTTTGTATTTTGGGTGGCCGGAGTCTGTGGGACAGATCGTTAGCTTCTATGCTGGAATTCTGTTTAGATGTTTAAACAATAGTTGCCCGGCTATAGAAAGGAGgaacattatattaatattatataataatttcattatataatattccCACATTCCCACGATAGTTGGACGGGATTGTCGAGTTATAACACACAGTCAAAGTAGCTAGCGTATTTTTCCCGCCAATTATTCCCGCTTCGTCTGTGAAGCGGGAATAAAAACTGCACGCGCACTGTCCGTAAAGCgataacaaaacaaatgtcGCGATAGACTCGTACACGACCTGCACGGCTTGACTCCATATTCTCGTTGGCTTCCGAGAGCACGGGGACACGGATCCTCACTATTGACTAGGTTTGTTCGAGgaccactatatatatatattatgtatatgtatgtgtgtatatatatatatatatatatatatatatgtgtgtgtgtgtgtgtgtgtatatgctgcATTTTATGTAGTTTATTATTAAGTTGCctcagtttttatattttatttgcattgcaGGGCTGTATTTGAACATTAATAAGTGTCTCACATTGCTTTGTTTTGAAATCTTAacagttttcaaaaatgttccaAATTTTAATACCACAAATCATCTGGGGGGGTCCCTGGCACCATACCCTGTCATATGAGGGTCCTCCGCTACATGCATATCAATGTGGGGGTTGTTGACTTGGAAATGTTTGAGAACCACTCATCTATTGTAtctttaaaaatatgtaaataatcaatatttatcatttattacttattacaaTTCATCTtaaattttcttttctcctgcAGGGCTGTATTTCAACTTTTCACTTTTCAAGTGGAACAGGGGTGTAAGTGATATGGAAAGGAACCAGCagtgtggcccagtgctggcccaTGCATCGCCCATCTCTGGCAAACCAGATATGGGCCAGCAAAGGACTGTCATTCTTTGCGGCATCTGGGCcaagtgtaagtgcattgtgtgggccagacctattttgctatctgggtTAGAACAGAACCTTACATCAGAGTATCAACGCGTCAGTATTAGCTTCATATGcaagcattttcattttcatgttcaAGAGACAGAACTGTAATGAACTCCCAAcaccataaaaaaaaagccaaaaaaaaaaaactctgctaGACTTGTTGGACACGTCTATCCCGGGCAGTAAAAAGAGCGTCCTGGACCTCAAAGCTCTACGAGGTCTACTGCTCGGGTTAAAAAACCGGCGTGGTGCCGAGATGGAGAGAGCGGGCAGTGGGGTGACAGCGGCCAGGATGGAGAGAGCGGACAGGATGGAGAAAGgggacaggatggagagagcggacaggagggagagagaggggacaggatggagagagcggacaggagggagagagaggggacaggatggagagagcggacaggagggagagagagcggaTAGGATGGAGAGAGCGgacaggatggagagaggggacaggatggagaccgtggacaggagagagacagcggACGTCGGCTGGGATGAAGATGAGTCGCAGCCGCTGAGCCTCTCCATCTCAGACACGAGCAAACAATTGGAGCAAGCAGTGTCCAAGGTAAGACCTCATTCTTTAGCCATTCTTCTAACATCTGGATCTCCTCTTATTGTTCAGCAGAAATCTAATACTACACAAATACCTGTAATGTTTTCTACCCCGTTTTACATGTTGTTTAAATTAGCCTCCACATTAAACTTTACTATTTTACTGTTAGTCACTGTGATGTTGAAATGTATAACATTCTGTCTGAGAAATCTTAGTGTAGAAACTTAAACTGAAACCTTAATAAGTATCTGAAGGCCCATATTTTCCATTCTCAGTCTACAAGTCTGATGCAAAAATCAAAGAATAAAGAGAATCAGGAGCTCAGGGAGGAGATAAACATGctgaagaaagaaatggagacaCTCCAAAATCAGCTTAATCAGGTGAGCACATACATATACTTCACTTCTTTTTATCGAATACATTCCACATAGTCAAAGTGAGAACATCAGTTCATACTGAAGTCTGTTCATttacacagagtgtaacacaggtgACAGAAAACAGTAAAATGCAACAAAAGCTGAACCTGTTCATTATCTTGTTTATGCAGTGTGTGACTATGGAAGACATGCGAGCGGCTCTCGTCATCGAGAGACAAAACATGTTGAAGGTAAGATGATGGATTAGCACTGTGTGCAATTTGTGTAGTTTGAATAACTCGTACTTTATAAAACCCTGCTTAATTAAAACAGATTGAATAGAATGTGATAATTTACCGAAATGAACATAACATACCAGCCGAGATGTTTAGCAAACAAATGCTAGATTTGATTGCATTGCATGTAGTCTTAATTTAGAGAATCGTGTCCTCTCAAGATGACATAATGGTGGATATATGATCCATTTCCATACAGGAACTGAAAGACAGCATCACTGACACCGGGTTCTCAGATACAAGTAGAGGGATTAATGTCTCTCCTACCCTAAGAGACTCTTTGACAAACGTATCTGATGGAGCCCTGTCCCAGGTCTACAGTGGGGTTGAGCAGGACCCAGAGTCACCCAAAGCTCTGCTGGACGTAGTTCAACTAAAGGAGACGCAGAAGAGCCTGGAGGCTCGTGTGGTGCGCCTGGAAGGTGACATGCTTATGCAACTACTGAGGCCAAAAATGGCAGCATATTGGCATATAACTGTATAATATGAATTTCATAAACTACAGTTTGACAACTATGTTTAAAAGACTAATTACAGAAGTCTTAtagattaaaacattaaaagaacACAATTCATATACTGTGATTTGTCTGATATTTAAGCCCCTTTTCCTGCTGTGCATATGTAGCTGGTCCAAATCTGGGTATTGGAAGCATGTATTAATTGTTCtgtatttgaatttttttgctTAGGAGAAATAGAAAATATGCTGGAGGAGTTTCAGGTGACAGTCAGCCAGGGCAGAGACAATATCAGTGGATCGGAGCAGCAGCCTCATCTGCAAACAGCTGACCTCAGGTAAATTCCATTCTCAGGCTACAGGAAGCAACAGTGGGAACAGTTGTAGATCCTTCTCTTACTCGgaaatgttaacatttacattttctatcTAAGAATCTGAGGAAGTATTTTTATATAGatgcaaattaaaatattagctAGTTGTACAATACATGTGTACTTGTAACCTTTAActctgtgtaatctgtgtaatcAATTCCACAACTGTCTGTGGGTGGGATTATACACCAGTCTTTCTAACCATAATGAACCTTCCAAGagaagtatttaaaaaatacttgaaAATCTGAACAGGTAGTAAAAAAAGTTGTAGAATGGTTAGCAAAGTTACATTAATGTTATGagaaatatgtatgtatgtaaaaacCTGAGctgatagtaaaaaaaaaacaattgtagAATCCTCCGTTCCACAATTGTCTACTAAATACATCCTCACAATCTTTcttacactgtaatatacacttTGACAGGAATGAAGTGCAGAGCCTGCATGAGGAGCTCCAAAATGTGAAGCAGGAAATGCTGGCACTCAGCGAACAGAAGGAAAGCTCAGAGAAGGAAATGCAGGATGCACAGGAGGCTGTTCTGAAACTACAGGCTGAATGTGAGAAGCTCCACAGAACCACCAACAAGCTGCTGAAGCATCAGAAGCAGGGACAAAGTCAAACCCAGGTAAGGAATACTGAGTTTGTATTAGTCACGGAAAATACGGCACTGGCATTAGAGTACCACTattatacacacagaaaaatacatGTAATAATATGCTTGTCTCTCAGGAGCTGTACAAGATTATGAAGGAGCGGGATGAGAAGATGGCAGACAAGGAGATCACAAAAATTGTTGAAGACATTGTGAGTGTCCTAAATTGTAACACATTATCAAATACAAAGTCCATCCAATGTCACTTTCAGTGGGTGAAATTTTTCTCCCTCATTCAGAGAGCGGACATGCAGACACTGGAGAACAAGGTCCTCCTGCATGATACAGCAGCAGCCAAGCTGAAGAAGAAGTTACGGGATCTTTACTGCAACTTCTGTGACTATAAGGAGACCTGTCAAAATGCCAATGAGAAGATTTTCCAGGATCTAGACTGCAAGGTAAACAGAGCAGATCTGTGACTTAACatgaaaaacctttttttgttgGGCCTGAGGAAGAACAGGTTGCTAAGATATAATTGTACAGGTTTACCGTTCCTGTCAAAATTGTTTAGTGATTGCTTGGTCTAGCACAGGGGTGTCAAACATACGGCCCGCAGGCCGAATACGGCCCACTAAGGCGTACAATACGGCCCGCTGGAtgatttgaataaataatattaaacattaaatcttttttatcattattattagtagtagtagtattaaataAAGTCTATGGTATTCGCTGCAATATTGtttggttttattcattttttttattttatcattgatCATTTAATTGCGCTCCTATTGCGCTTCTGCCGGAACCTCTAACACGCATGCGCATTCTAAAGCGGCGGCTAATTGAAGATGTGTGGAAAGCACCCgcaattttaaaaatgtccaaaaaaagaaaaattgatCTGGAAGGGCGGATGTTTCAGGAGAAATGGAAAGAGAAGTATTTCTTCTGTGAGGTCAACGGCAAGCCGGTATGTTTAATCTGCTCACAAGCCGAGGGACGACATATCTCTGTGAGCAGGCATTTTCTGTAATGAACATTAACAAGTCCAACCTGCGCTCtcgactcacacacagacatctcaATGACATAATGAGAGTGGCGACGGCTCAAAAACTGGTTGCTGATGTTGATGCACTGGTCGAAGAAAAGAGAAGTCAGGAAGCAGGAATTAAAATCGTACGTATGTATACGTGCGTATGTCTAACTTAATGCATTACAAATGCAAtctagatttttatttgttaaagaaaAGTTCTCATTTCTGGTGTATAGTTAATGTTCATATCCAaagtgaatgatttttttttttttaatttttcatttgcattaaccataaagaatttattttgtatattattttttttttttacatataagcTATTGAGTTGTTAAATATGTTAAAGGcagttttttaaaattgtgaAGTGTTTTTGTAGTTTGTAAATTATATTGTAGCCTATAGCTTCATATTTAATGTAACTGTCTGTACAGAGTCTgtagcatttttttatttcttattttctcaTTACTAAAAAGTATGACAaataatattcatgttcaaaGGAAAGGGTTTTGATTGCCATTACTTagacaacattttattttcaaaaaggAATGAGTGTTAATGAACAGTTTCTGAGGACTTATTAAATgcagttttacagaatattgtgtctttctaggtttttttttttgcaaattaatttgtaatttggtgcactatgatttaaaaaaaaaaaagggagattCGGCCCGCACATGGTCACATTTCTTCTCATCTGGCCCTCACCTTAAAATGAGTTTGACACCCCTGGTCTAGCACATTTGATTTCAGTCAATAAGTCCGCTGTAAGGTAAATCGTATGCTAGAGCAAAAAGAACACTAAATGTTCTTTAAAAACTTAAACTCCTTTATAGCTTCTCCCTCTTTAGCCACACTCTGAAAGATGCTTCTATATTATgatgcttttctttttaattaaagctCCATGCTTCCTGCTCACATGTACATTATGTGCTTGCCCCATTTAAAGCCAGCATAGTTTCACCTATGCCATTGTGTTCACCGTTTTCTGGTTAAACTATGTGATTGCAGGCCAAATTTAGTACCTAATAACGACCAATAAACTGTCCAACCCTTTTTCAACTGTACTTTTGGATCCTACATTTTCAGAGATACAGCTTTGGTGATTAACAGCCATGTGCTGCTGTTGCAgggacattttcattttatttgtctatGGCATATGATGAATTCCACAGTAGATTTTGAGACTGATTGGTTCTGCCCTGTTACTTTTGGCCCTGTATTAGCTAGCACTATATcgatatataaaaatgatatagaTATAAAACCTTTCTCCAGACCAGATAATTGGCATGCTCTTTTGTTGTGCTTTTTTATAGATAAAATCTATTTGCAGAATGTAGTACATAAAAATACAGCAGCCAGTGTTTTGACTTGTCAAACCTTGGAATCATATTATTCCcgttctcttcttcttctaccaTGTCTTCacattaatgtatttttttctccctcttcctAACAGAGAGTGTTTGACAAAGTTCAACTGCCTCTCCTGTGATCGTCCTGTCAGCATGAGTACTCCTGGACCGTATGTTTGCATTTTGAGctttaaatccattttaatgTATTCTACATGACTGAGTACTATAAATTAACTCTGTCCTgggcttctttttctttttttctggatgCTCTCAGATCCATTCCGGTATTGCCTAAGCCTCCAAGTGTCCCCGCTCCAAAGTGCAACAGGAGGTAAAGCTCATTTTTGTCAGTAGTTTGTATCATGGctataataataacatgtaTAGGTGGAAAGTATTGTAACAAGAACAGTAACTATAGGAAACAATGAGTAACACAAGTGTCTTGTTTTACCCTTATTCTGCTTAGTTTTACTTCTTTTAAGGAAATCATAAATCGTAATTTCCTTATATTCCTAAGACCATAATCCACCTTCAGTTCACCTACACGTTATGCTTCCGTAGTTAAACATCAGCCTTTTTACTTCTCCAGGGTGAGGCAGTGGACTAACTTGGACAAGTCCGATGAGAGATCGTCTAC is from Hemibagrus wyckioides isolate EC202008001 linkage group LG24, SWU_Hwy_1.0, whole genome shotgun sequence and encodes:
- the LOC131344845 gene encoding kinesin heavy chain-like isoform X2, translated to MERAGSGVTAARMERADRMEKGDRMERADRREREGTGWRERTGGRERGQDGESGQEGERADRMERADRMERGDRMETVDRRETADVGWDEDESQPLSLSISDTSKQLEQAVSKSTSLMQKSKNKENQELREEINMLKKEMETLQNQLNQCVTMEDMRAALVIERQNMLKELKDSITDTGFSDTSRGINVSPTLRDSLTNVSDGALSQVYSGVEQDPESPKALLDVVQLKETQKSLEARVVRLEGEIENMLEEFQVTVSQGRDNISGSEQQPHLQTADLRNEVQSLHEELQNVKQEMLALSEQKESSEKEMQDAQEAVLKLQAECEKLHRTTNKLLKHQKQGQSQTQELYKIMKERDEKMADKEITKIVEDIRADMQTLENKVLLHDTAAAKLKKKLRDLYCNFCDYKETCQNANEKIFQDLDCKTSQ
- the LOC131344845 gene encoding kinesin heavy chain-like isoform X1, whose product is MERAGSGVTAARMERADRMEKGDRMERADRREREGTGWRERTGGRERGQDGESGQEGERADRMERADRMERGDRMETVDRRETADVGWDEDESQPLSLSISDTSKQLEQAVSKSTSLMQKSKNKENQELREEINMLKKEMETLQNQLNQCVTMEDMRAALVIERQNMLKELKDSITDTGFSDTSRGINVSPTLRDSLTNVSDGALSQVYSGVEQDPESPKALLDVVQLKETQKSLEARVVRLEGEIENMLEEFQVTVSQGRDNISGSEQQPHLQTADLRNEVQSLHEELQNVKQEMLALSEQKESSEKEMQDAQEAVLKLQAECEKLHRTTNKLLKHQKQGQSQTQELYKIMKERDEKMADKEITKIVEDIRADMQTLENKVLLHDTAAAKLKKKLRDLYCNFCDYKETCQNANEKIFQDLDCKRVFDKVQLPLL